A stretch of Acidobacteriota bacterium DNA encodes these proteins:
- a CDS encoding dCMP deaminase family protein — MAGPPRPSWDEYFMRIAQVASMRSNCIKRKVGAVVVKDRRIVSTGYNGTPRGTRNCNEGGCPRCSGLAASGTRLDECLCSHAEENAITQAAYHGTSVKDGCLYSTLSPCLMCAKMIINSGVREVVFNEGYPLNDATFRLFEEAGITIREFRLT, encoded by the coding sequence CTGGCCGGCCCGCCGCGGCCCTCATGGGACGAGTATTTCATGAGGATTGCCCAGGTGGCTTCCATGCGGAGCAACTGCATCAAGCGGAAGGTTGGCGCGGTGGTGGTGAAAGACCGCAGGATCGTGTCCACCGGCTATAACGGAACCCCGCGCGGAACAAGGAACTGCAACGAGGGGGGATGTCCGCGCTGCAGCGGCCTGGCAGCCAGCGGTACCCGGCTGGACGAGTGTCTGTGTTCCCACGCCGAGGAAAACGCCATCACCCAGGCGGCCTACCACGGCACCAGCGTCAAGGACGGATGCCTCTATTCCACCCTTTCGCCCTGCTTGATGTGCGCCAAGATGATCATCAACAGCGGGGTCAGGGAGGTGGTTTTCAATGAGGGTTATCCTCTCAACGACGCGACCTTTCGGTTGTTCGAGGAAGCCGGAATCACGATCCGAGAATTTCGGCTTACCTGA
- a CDS encoding O-methyltransferase has protein sequence MKILDPSIVRYLHSLTPSRDSALQEMERIAAERRFPIIGPLVGRLLCQLALLTGAQRIFELGSGFGYSAIWFARGLQPGGRIICTDGSGENAALAARFFQQARIEGLVDYRTGDALSLLAEEPGSFDIILNDVDKHEYPEVFRQAVPRLKRGGLLITDNTLWGGRVVEDDDTPSTAGIRAFNRLAFQSQDVLTTIIPLRDGVALSIKR, from the coding sequence ATGAAAATTCTGGATCCATCCATCGTTCGCTACCTCCATTCCCTGACTCCTTCGAGGGACTCCGCCCTCCAGGAAATGGAACGTATCGCCGCCGAGAGGAGATTCCCCATCATCGGTCCCCTGGTAGGCCGCCTGCTTTGCCAACTTGCGCTGCTGACAGGTGCCCAACGCATCTTCGAGCTGGGATCCGGTTTTGGTTACTCGGCGATCTGGTTTGCAAGGGGCTTGCAACCGGGGGGTCGGATCATCTGTACCGACGGCTCCGGGGAAAACGCCGCCCTGGCCGCCCGCTTTTTCCAACAGGCCCGAATTGAAGGTCTGGTAGACTACCGAACCGGCGACGCCCTTTCCCTGCTGGCCGAAGAACCGGGATCCTTCGACATCATCCTGAACGACGTGGACAAGCACGAGTATCCCGAAGTATTCCGGCAGGCGGTCCCCCGATTGAAAAGGGGAGGCCTTCTGATTACCGACAACACCCTGTGGGGCGGACGGGTGGTCGAAGACGACGACACTCCCAGCACGGCGGGAATACGAGCCTTCAATCGACTGGCCTTTCAATCCCAAGACGTCCTGACCACCATCATTCCCCTCAGGGACGGGGTGGCACTGAGCATCAAGCGATGA